The following proteins are co-located in the Eleginops maclovinus isolate JMC-PN-2008 ecotype Puerto Natales chromosome 23, JC_Emac_rtc_rv5, whole genome shotgun sequence genome:
- the ubxn1 gene encoding UBX domain-containing protein 1 isoform X1 translates to MSCCVHKLSINVIRKRVKMAELTTLESLMEMGFDRNRAEKAVANTGNQGIEQAMDWLMEHENDPDIDEPYVPSVGNVVGGAADSQSTTDQPSVADTAEGTAGGDVSLDVEDNSSKVPMSEEERLEQVRRLEELMRVKQAERRERERAEELEREKQRRKAGQELQHIRQKLQDDDMKKLSDQRRKEKMEDKMARQRVKDKIARDREERAQKFGGVAPVSTATSSQPAQPSPSSPTSLGPPPTKKEYDESRIQVRLLDGSTITAVFKAQEPLAAVRVYVQVNGNTPEGQDFTLLSPYPRNEYTELDMEKPLKELGLVPSAVLVVIKK, encoded by the exons ATGAGCTGTTGTGTACATAAGCTATCGATTAATGTAATCAGAAAAAGG GTCAAAATGGCAGAGCTAACAACACTAGAGAGCCTGATGGAGATGGGCTTCGACAGAAACAGAGC GGAAAAGGCCGTAGCCAACACAGGGAACCAGGGAATAGAACAAGCCATGGACTG GTTAATGGAACACGAGAACGACCCAGACATTGATGAGCCCTACGTGCCGTCTGTAGGGAACGtggtgggaggagcagcagacaGCCAGTCCACCACAGACCAGCCGTCAGTAGCAGACACCGCTGAAG GGACCGCAGGTGGAGACGTCAGCTTGGATGTTGAGGACAATTCGTCAAAGGTGCCAAtgtcagaggaggagagacttGAGCAAGTTAGAAG gCTAGAGGAGCTGATGCGGGTGAAGCAGGCGGAGAGACGAGAGCGGGAGCGGGCAGAAGAGCTGGAGCGGGAGAAGCAGCGGAGGAAAGCCGGCCAAGAGCTGCAGCATATTCGCCAAAAGCTGCAGGATGATGATATGAAAAAACTCAGTGATCAGCGCAGGAAAGAGAAGATGGAGGACAAAATGGCAAG GCAAAGGGTTAAAGATAAGATTGCAcgagacagagaagagagagccCAAAAG TTTGGAGGTGTTGCACCCGTGAGCACGGCGACATCGTCCCAACCCGCCCAGCCCAGCCCCTCGTCTCCCACCAGTCTCGGCCCTCCACCCACTAAGAAGGAGTATGACGAGTCCAGGATACAG GTACGCCTGCTGGACGGCTCGACCATCACGGCAGTATTCAAAGCTCAGGAGCCGCTGGCCGCAGTGCGTGTCTACGTGCAGGTGAACGGCAACACACCGGAGGGTCAGGACTTCACGCTGCTGTCCCCCTACCCCCGCAACGAATACACCGAACTGGACATGGAGAAGCCCCTCAAAGAACTGG GTCTGGTGCCTTCAGCTGTGCTGGTTGTTATCAAGAAGTGA
- the ubxn1 gene encoding UBX domain-containing protein 1 isoform X2: protein MAELTTLESLMEMGFDRNRAEKAVANTGNQGIEQAMDWLMEHENDPDIDEPYVPSVGNVVGGAADSQSTTDQPSVADTAEGTAGGDVSLDVEDNSSKVPMSEEERLEQVRRLEELMRVKQAERRERERAEELEREKQRRKAGQELQHIRQKLQDDDMKKLSDQRRKEKMEDKMARQRVKDKIARDREERAQKFGGVAPVSTATSSQPAQPSPSSPTSLGPPPTKKEYDESRIQVRLLDGSTITAVFKAQEPLAAVRVYVQVNGNTPEGQDFTLLSPYPRNEYTELDMEKPLKELGLVPSAVLVVIKK, encoded by the exons ATGGCAGAGCTAACAACACTAGAGAGCCTGATGGAGATGGGCTTCGACAGAAACAGAGC GGAAAAGGCCGTAGCCAACACAGGGAACCAGGGAATAGAACAAGCCATGGACTG GTTAATGGAACACGAGAACGACCCAGACATTGATGAGCCCTACGTGCCGTCTGTAGGGAACGtggtgggaggagcagcagacaGCCAGTCCACCACAGACCAGCCGTCAGTAGCAGACACCGCTGAAG GGACCGCAGGTGGAGACGTCAGCTTGGATGTTGAGGACAATTCGTCAAAGGTGCCAAtgtcagaggaggagagacttGAGCAAGTTAGAAG gCTAGAGGAGCTGATGCGGGTGAAGCAGGCGGAGAGACGAGAGCGGGAGCGGGCAGAAGAGCTGGAGCGGGAGAAGCAGCGGAGGAAAGCCGGCCAAGAGCTGCAGCATATTCGCCAAAAGCTGCAGGATGATGATATGAAAAAACTCAGTGATCAGCGCAGGAAAGAGAAGATGGAGGACAAAATGGCAAG GCAAAGGGTTAAAGATAAGATTGCAcgagacagagaagagagagccCAAAAG TTTGGAGGTGTTGCACCCGTGAGCACGGCGACATCGTCCCAACCCGCCCAGCCCAGCCCCTCGTCTCCCACCAGTCTCGGCCCTCCACCCACTAAGAAGGAGTATGACGAGTCCAGGATACAG GTACGCCTGCTGGACGGCTCGACCATCACGGCAGTATTCAAAGCTCAGGAGCCGCTGGCCGCAGTGCGTGTCTACGTGCAGGTGAACGGCAACACACCGGAGGGTCAGGACTTCACGCTGCTGTCCCCCTACCCCCGCAACGAATACACCGAACTGGACATGGAGAAGCCCCTCAAAGAACTGG GTCTGGTGCCTTCAGCTGTGCTGGTTGTTATCAAGAAGTGA